In Rhodoferax koreense, a genomic segment contains:
- a CDS encoding Lrp/AsnC family transcriptional regulator has translation MSAPPELDAIDLRVLRALQANARATYDELAAQVSLSPSATLRRVKRLEDAGVIVGYVALLRADSVGLPLTAYINVRLEKHTESHKRNPMDLFRASVQGWPEVVECASLTGDMDYLLRVVVADMAHYSRFVMETLLKHPSVQDCKTSFVLDRVKTTTALPI, from the coding sequence ATGAGCGCACCACCCGAACTTGATGCCATCGATCTGCGGGTGCTTCGCGCACTCCAGGCCAACGCCCGCGCAACCTACGACGAACTCGCGGCACAGGTGAGTCTTTCGCCTTCGGCGACCTTGCGCCGCGTCAAGCGGCTCGAGGACGCAGGCGTGATCGTCGGCTACGTGGCCCTGCTGCGGGCCGACAGCGTGGGCCTGCCCCTCACGGCGTACATCAATGTGCGGCTCGAAAAACACACGGAAAGCCACAAGCGCAACCCGATGGACCTGTTTCGCGCTTCGGTCCAAGGCTGGCCCGAAGTGGTGGAATGCGCCTCACTGACCGGCGACATGGACTACCTCCTGCGCGTGGTGGTGGCCGACATGGCGCACTACTCGCGTTTCGTCATGGAGACCCTGCTCAAGCATCCCAGCGTGCAGGACTGCAAGACCAGCTTCGTGCTCGACCGCGTGAAGACCACGACGGCACTGCCGATCTAG